From the Octadecabacter antarcticus 307 genome, one window contains:
- a CDS encoding TRAP transporter small permease — protein MIESISGAATIFAQLGIIFADLVTGSEPNFFELRSAMRGDGVWLWGLVMTLAGGVFVAWIYRVVPFIDRNLESTLMVVSYLLIGAIIFIEVIRRFVFSEQFPWSTTIPGYLFLIMTWTGCSYNVRLRTHLSFSEFRSKMGRLPQMVMLGLDAALWWGVCLLVIVTSMSVVANAGSNFMIVTGTDNVMVWWFLITLPLAFVLLSGRVFQNLFVDIRKYRNGDKMIEQAVLGGQ, from the coding sequence ATGATAGAGTCGATTTCAGGCGCGGCGACGATATTCGCACAGCTTGGCATAATTTTTGCTGACCTAGTTACCGGATCAGAACCTAATTTTTTCGAATTACGATCCGCAATGCGCGGTGACGGTGTCTGGCTTTGGGGTCTCGTCATGACGTTGGCAGGCGGCGTATTTGTTGCATGGATATACCGCGTGGTTCCATTCATCGATCGCAATCTTGAATCGACCCTGATGGTTGTCAGCTATCTGCTGATTGGTGCCATAATCTTTATTGAAGTCATCCGCCGCTTTGTCTTTTCTGAACAGTTCCCTTGGTCGACGACCATTCCCGGATACTTGTTCCTGATCATGACATGGACCGGGTGCAGTTATAATGTGCGGCTTCGAACGCACCTCTCGTTTTCCGAATTCCGCTCAAAGATGGGGCGTCTGCCGCAGATGGTAATGCTAGGTTTGGACGCCGCGTTGTGGTGGGGCGTCTGCCTCTTGGTCATCGTTACCTCCATGAGCGTGGTCGCCAACGCCGGCAGCAATTTCATGATCGTGACCGGCACAGACAATGTGATGGTCTGGTGGTTCCTGATCACCTTGCCCCTCGCCTTCGTCCTGCTTTCGGGCCGCGTGTTTCAAAACCTGTTCGTCGACATCCGCAAATATCGCAATGGCGATAAGATGATTGAGCAAGCCGTGTTGGGAGGGCAGTGA
- a CDS encoding TRAP transporter large permease: MEISTLVTLISVGVTVLFMLGVPVFLVIAYWVLGTSLALGQPLVNIGTALSDVFTDGFALLAMPLFILTGDLINRAGIARRLSDFAYACLGWLRGGLAMAAIGASGLFAAISGSNSATTATIGSMLHPEMVKGGYDPRFSAATAAAGGTVGIIIPPSIIFIVYGFIMNLSINDLFIAGIVPGAMMVLAMIITAFVVSTINGWGYLIKLDPVRVLKTALGSWLGFFAIGLVLWGIYTGKFSPTEAAGVTVGFCVIVGFVCLPIHNALKINEERDINERGFSEMLVVRGFGPLELPSITMRSAQITGILAPLIAISVVMQQNLSSLGAKEVIETFLISMGGYYPVLFTAMAIVFVAGMVLESLPVTIILAPILAPIAASVGVDPIQFAVVFLVGASIGFITPPYGLNLYVASGVTGVPYFRLLRYSTMYLVSLIIVWFLVALFPSISTTLLPGGGIYETLQSIFNSGGAV; this comes from the coding sequence ATGGAAATTAGTACACTCGTCACCCTAATCTCCGTCGGCGTCACCGTCTTGTTTATGCTCGGTGTGCCAGTCTTTCTTGTCATCGCCTATTGGGTCTTGGGCACGTCTCTCGCGCTTGGTCAGCCGCTTGTGAATATAGGTACGGCGTTGTCGGACGTGTTTACGGACGGCTTTGCCTTGTTGGCGATGCCGCTGTTCATCCTTACCGGTGACTTAATCAACCGCGCGGGTATTGCGCGACGGCTATCGGACTTTGCATATGCCTGTTTGGGCTGGCTGCGCGGCGGCCTTGCGATGGCGGCGATTGGGGCCTCTGGGCTGTTCGCGGCGATCTCTGGGTCCAACTCGGCGACGACAGCAACCATTGGTTCGATGTTGCACCCCGAGATGGTAAAAGGCGGCTACGACCCGCGTTTTTCCGCGGCGACGGCTGCTGCGGGCGGTACAGTTGGTATCATCATCCCACCATCAATCATCTTTATTGTTTACGGCTTCATTATGAACCTGTCGATCAACGACTTGTTCATCGCTGGCATCGTGCCAGGTGCGATGATGGTTCTGGCGATGATTATCACGGCCTTTGTCGTTTCCACGATCAACGGCTGGGGCTACCTGATCAAACTTGATCCAGTCCGCGTGTTGAAAACCGCGCTTGGTAGCTGGTTGGGCTTCTTCGCCATCGGCCTCGTTCTTTGGGGCATATATACTGGCAAGTTCTCCCCAACTGAGGCGGCGGGTGTGACAGTTGGTTTCTGTGTGATCGTCGGCTTTGTCTGCTTGCCAATCCACAATGCCCTAAAAATTAACGAAGAACGTGACATCAACGAACGCGGCTTCTCCGAGATGCTTGTGGTGCGTGGTTTTGGCCCACTTGAATTGCCATCAATCACCATGCGCTCTGCGCAGATCACCGGCATTCTCGCGCCACTGATCGCAATTTCGGTGGTCATGCAGCAAAACCTCAGCTCGCTTGGCGCAAAGGAGGTCATTGAGACCTTCCTAATATCAATGGGCGGTTACTACCCGGTTCTGTTCACCGCCATGGCCATCGTGTTTGTTGCGGGTATGGTGCTTGAATCACTGCCAGTTACGATCATCCTTGCACCGATCTTAGCGCCGATTGCCGCCAGCGTGGGGGTTGATCCGATCCAGTTCGCGGTTGTCTTCCTTGTGGGTGCGTCAATCGGATTTATCACGCCGCCATACGGTCTTAACCTGTATGTGGCGTCTGGTGTGACGGGTGTGCCTTACTTCCGGCTGCTGCGGTATTCGACGATGTATCTGGTGTCGCTGATTATCGTTTGGTTTTTGGTGGCGCTGTTCCCCAGCATCTCAACGACGTTGCTTCCAGGTGGCGGCATCTACGAAACGCTGCAGTCCATCTTTAATAGCGGGGGTGCCGTATGA
- a CDS encoding IclR family transcriptional regulator — protein MTGGTGSDTIPTNLRLLLVLEEVARAGVPVTPTDINAQLGLPKPTIHRLFATLEDEGFLQHDIDGHSYSPGRRFRHMATGVLSSLRIRAARLAVLRKLSATVGETCNIALPDRDSMIYLERIETEWPLRIQLPIGTAVPFYCTASGKMYLSTLPKSHLARYATSETLTANTSNTITDPDTLIQAVETVRKNGYSLDDEEFMDGMIAAAVPILDVNGRLVATLSFHAPTIRFSIEKALEYLPALRSAADDLASLLND, from the coding sequence ATGACGGGTGGCACGGGTTCAGACACGATCCCTACCAATCTTCGATTGTTGTTGGTGCTAGAAGAAGTCGCGCGGGCGGGGGTTCCCGTCACGCCGACTGACATAAACGCCCAACTGGGGTTGCCCAAGCCCACTATCCATCGACTCTTTGCAACGCTAGAGGACGAGGGGTTCTTACAGCATGACATTGACGGACACTCCTATTCGCCCGGTCGTCGGTTTCGCCACATGGCGACGGGTGTGTTATCGTCACTGCGCATCCGCGCTGCACGCTTAGCCGTTCTGCGAAAACTTAGCGCAACAGTGGGTGAGACCTGTAATATCGCCCTGCCAGATCGTGATTCCATGATTTATCTTGAACGGATTGAAACGGAATGGCCGCTGCGCATTCAGCTGCCCATCGGCACCGCCGTTCCGTTCTATTGTACCGCATCTGGCAAGATGTATCTTTCGACGTTGCCCAAATCGCATCTGGCACGCTACGCCACATCTGAAACGTTGACGGCGAATACAAGCAACACGATTACCGACCCTGACACCCTGATCCAAGCCGTTGAGACGGTGCGAAAGAACGGATATTCCCTCGACGATGAGGAATTTATGGATGGCATGATCGCGGCCGCTGTCCCCATTCTGGATGTTAATGGGCGGCTGGTCGCGACGTTGTCGTTTCACGCGCCGACGATCCGGTTTTCAATTGAAAAGGCGCTCGAATACCTGCCGGCTTTGCGCAGCGCAGCTGACGATTTGGCGAGCCTGCTTAACGACTAG
- a CDS encoding Na+/H+ antiporter subunit G, producing MNWVEFGTYAVAIFLLIGALFMLVGAIGLLRFNDAMTRLHAPTKVGTMGIGALLLASMTAAFVFRDGSFHELLIMAFLFVTAPISANFISKVNIHRKTCVSPPDAPIGQRWSTLTKDESDEDLTDTQA from the coding sequence ATGAATTGGGTCGAATTCGGAACCTACGCCGTCGCAATCTTCCTGTTGATAGGGGCTCTCTTTATGCTGGTCGGCGCTATTGGCCTGCTGCGTTTCAACGACGCGATGACGCGACTACATGCCCCCACAAAGGTCGGGACAATGGGTATCGGTGCGCTATTGTTGGCATCAATGACGGCGGCGTTCGTCTTTCGGGATGGATCGTTCCATGAATTATTGATTATGGCGTTCCTGTTCGTGACCGCGCCAATTTCCGCGAATTTTATAAGCAAAGTGAACATTCACCGCAAGACCTGCGTGTCACCACCTGACGCTCCCATTGGGCAAAGGTGGTCTACGTTGACCAAAGACGAAAGCGACGAAGACCTAACCGACACGCAAGCCTAG
- a CDS encoding K+/H+ antiporter subunit F, which translates to MTPADDFLSWALAIAFASVAISQLMSMVRLVIGPGMADRILALDTMVLNAIGVIVLVGISQGTPLYFEVALIIAMLGFVSTVAYARFVLRGDIIE; encoded by the coding sequence ATGACACCCGCAGATGACTTTCTAAGCTGGGCACTGGCGATTGCCTTTGCGTCCGTCGCAATATCGCAATTGATGTCGATGGTTCGGCTGGTGATCGGCCCCGGTATGGCGGACCGCATTCTGGCGCTGGATACCATGGTGTTGAACGCCATCGGTGTGATCGTCCTGGTCGGAATTTCGCAGGGTACGCCACTTTATTTTGAGGTGGCGTTAATCATCGCCATGCTTGGCTTTGTATCCACCGTCGCCTACGCGCGGTTCGTTTTGCGGGGGGACATCATCGAATGA